TTTATGGGAATGGGTGAACCGATGGCAAATTATGATGAGATGATTAAAGCAATTCGCATACTCACACACCCAAGAGGTTTTGGAATTGGTCAACGACATATTACAATATCTACGATTGGTATAACATCGGGAATCGACAAACTTGCTGAAGAAGATCTACAAATCGGTCTTGCAATATCGTTACATGCTCCAAACGATAAACTACGAAAAAAACTTGTTCCAACAGCAGGGCCAAACTCTGTACAGGAAATCATTGATGCTGGAAGACGTTATTTCAAAAAAACAGGACGTCGTGTAACATTTGAGTATGCTTTGATGGAAGGTGTAAATGATTCAATTGAAACTGCAATGGAATTAGCTAATCTTTTGAAAGGAAATGGCTCTCATGTTAATCTGATTCCAATAAATCCTACTGCAGGTGATTTTAAACGACCTTCAACTGGACGTGTTTTAAAATTTGAGCAAATTTTAGTGGATGCTGGAATAAATTGTACTGTTAGGGTCGAAAAGGGTACTGAGATCTCTGCTGCATGTGGTCAATTGCGAACAGATATGATGAACTAATTTTCTAAAATTCTTTTAAAATTCCACAAATTTAATGCCAAATCT
Above is a window of Nitrosopumilus sp. K4 DNA encoding:
- the rlmN gene encoding 23S rRNA (adenine(2503)-C(2))-methyltransferase RlmN, producing the protein MTDLYGLLPEEMEKLVMDMGYQRYRADQILLPLYYKFPKDISEIKQLPKTMREELIKAGYTIGSTKEIHQVVSKDGETMKLLLGLPDDNSVETVLMQYPSTKLFGIPRSTICVSTQIGCAMGCVFCATGQMGFETNLRAEHIVSQVIHFAEILQKRNQHVTNIVFMGMGEPMANYDEMIKAIRILTHPRGFGIGQRHITISTIGITSGIDKLAEEDLQIGLAISLHAPNDKLRKKLVPTAGPNSVQEIIDAGRRYFKKTGRRVTFEYALMEGVNDSIETAMELANLLKGNGSHVNLIPINPTAGDFKRPSTGRVLKFEQILVDAGINCTVRVEKGTEISAACGQLRTDMMN